GCTAAAACGTTAAGGGACATCTAAGAGCGAGCAGTAGGCTTCCCTTAGATGTCCAGCAGGGTTCTGGTTCTATTCAGCCGCAGGCTCTTCTGCCTCAGCCGTAGGAGCAGCGTCTTCAGCAGGAGCTTCTTCAGGGGCAGCTTCAGCCGTAGGAGCTGCTTCAGCAACAGGCTCGGCTGCTGCGACTTCAGCGTCTGCTGCGTCAGCAACGGGTTCCGGCGTCTCATCCTCGAAGTCAATGGCAGAGGGAATGTCGTCGCCTTCGAAGGTTTCAGCACTGACTTGTCCATGCCGGCCTTCATAAATGGCGTCAGCGAGCTTGCCGATGATCAGTTTGATGGAGCGAATCGCATCATCATTGGCAGGAATGGGAATATCGACCCAATCGGGGTCGCAGTTGGTGTCTAACAAAGACACAATGGGTAGTCCCAATTTCTGACACTCTTGCACCGCGTTGTATTCCCGGCGGATATCGATAATCACGACCACATCAGGGATCTTATGCATCTGCTTCAGACCACCGAGGTACTTCTGCAATTTATCCAGCTCTCGGCGCAACATGGACGCTTCTTGCTTGGGCAAGAGGTCAAAAATACCGCTCTCGTAGCGTCTTTCCAAATCTTTGAGACGCTCAATTCTGGTTTTAATGGTGGTCCAGTTGGTGAGCATACCTCCCAACCAGCGCTGGTTGACATAGTAGCCACCGCATCGGGCAGCTTCTTGGGCAATAATGCCAGCGGCTTGTCGCTTCGTGCCTACGAATAAGAATTTCTTGCCAGATTCTGAGGCAGAGCGGACGTAGTGGTAAGCTTCATCCATCAACTGGGCGGTTTGCACCAGATCAATGATGTGAACCCCGTTACGCTCTGTAAAGATATAAGGGTCCATTTTGGGGTTCCAACGGCGAGCTTGGTGGCCGAAGTGAACTCCTGACTCAAGCATTTGAGCCAAACTAATAACAGGCATATTTTTCTCCTATTCGGGTTTCAACCTCCATCTGAGTGCATTTCTTGCGACCAATGATTTGGCGAGAAACACCCGAATTCTCAGATGTGTGAAGTGTTAACAGCCTTTACAAAATAGCACAACTCCCGAGGTCCCACATGGCTTTTTGTCGGGACTTGGCTGGATACATCAGCGACCCCCGCTTTTTGCAGTCTTAAGGAGGTGGGTCCCAGTGCGATAGCCCAGACATTGATCTGTTTAGGTTGACTAGAATGACAGGGGTGGAATAGAGCAAGATCGCTCCCTCCCTTTTTTTGGGTTTAATAGTTTTTATATACCCGTAGCGATAGTTGCCATCGCAAAATTTCCAATACCTTAGGTAAACCTAAACTTGTGGACCAGAGTACGGCCCAGTTGCAGCGGTTAGCGATAGCCCCTGAGCAACGCCAAAATCATCAGATTTATTTGACGAGCGATCAACAACATTATTTGTGTGATGTGTTGCGGTTGGGGCATGGTGATCGTTTTATTGCTATGAATGGCCAGGGACAACTCTGGTTAGCGGAGCTTCAGCCCGATGTTAGGTCAGCCAGGATATTGCACGCTTTAGGTGAACAGACTGAGTTGGCGATGCCGATGATGTTACTAGCTGCCCCTCCGAAAGGGAATCATTTTGACCAAGTGGTTCGGAGTGTAACGGAATTAGGGGTCAGCCATATTGTGCCGCTTATTAGCCAGCGAACGCTGCTGAAACCGAGTTCTAATCGTATTCAGCGATGGCAGCGGATTGCCACAGAAGCAGCTGAGCAGTCCCATCGGCAGATTATTCCTAAAGTGTTGGAGCCGGTCTCCTTTGAAAAAAAAGTGATGCAGGATGATCAGGGCGCCTGGCAACGATATATTTGTACTGTAGAGCCGTCAGCACCGAATTTCTTGCACTGTCTCAGCCAAGCTTTAGATCAAGAGAGCCAATCGGGTGTTGCTGTTATGGTAGGGCCCGAGGGCGGATGGACCGAGACTGAAACCCAGCAGGCCCAAACAGCCGGATACCAAGCAGTCTCTCTAGGCCAAAGAACCTTAAGAGCGGTCACCGCAAATTACATGGCAGTATCCATTGCGATCGCACAAATAGAACTACACACTGCGTACCCAGGGGGAAAAGTATGCACCAAGAAATCGCCATAGCATTGGATCGTCAAGACTATCAGATGGCGTCTCAATTGATTCAAGCCATCCCCACGAGCGATCCATGGGGCAAGCTCTATTTGGGGAAACTGCAAGCGGCTCAATCTGACCATGAGCAGGCCGAGCAGACCTTCCGTGCTTTATTACAGGAAGATTACGGTCCCAAAATTGCCCAAGCGGCTCGCGAAGGTCTCAAACAACTTCAAGATCATGCTCAAGCGTTACGAAAAGCCAAACTGAGCCAAGCGACTGCGAATCCAGAGCAAACGCAAATAGGAGCCCTGATTTTAGAACCCTTACCGACGGACGCTAAAACTGGAGCAGCTCTTAAATTTGCCAAAATCATGCAGGTTGAACCCTATACAGCCCGTATGTTAATCCCCAGCCGCGGGTGGCGTCTCTATCGGATTGGCCCGATTGGAGAGTTAGAGATGTATGGCCAAGACTTGCAAGCAGCAGGAATTCCTAACTTTGCGGTCACCATGGCTCAGGTTCAAACGCTTAAGGTCCATCAGGTCTGCTATATTCAATCCTCACAGCCCGCACCAGAAGTCCTGGTGTCTGATCATCACTCGCAACAAACGAGTTCATTCCGATTTCAGTGGTCTGATGTAACTCAACGGGTTGAAGGTCTAGTTCCCATTTTTGAACAGGTTGTAGATCGCGATCCGCGTGGCAAGCTACAGCGGAAAGAAAAGACGCAGGATCATGCTCAATTCTGCGATCTGCACTTGCCCCAAAAAGGCTGTATTTTGCGATTCTATGATGCAGCCTATCAATTCAACCAAGGCATCAAGCTCACGGAAGTAGATCAGGAAACTTCTTGGGCGAATTGGCGTGGCTTAACCACCTTGCTGACCCAAAACTTGCCCCATGCAACCACTTGGGCAGATTTCACCTCTTTTGCCGATACTGCGGTGGAACAGCTTGAACTATTGGGGGCGTTTGAGTCCTACATCAATTTGTTACGCCGAGAAGATAGTCAATGGGATCAGGCCTTCCACTTGTACAGTAGTTTAGCCATGCTTAAACAACAGGTCGATCAGCGTCTTGGGCAATCTAGGTAATCTGGTATGGACAAACATGACCTGCAAGACATAGAAGTTCTGCCATGGCCGGAGCCAATTCGACGTCGGTCACATCTGTATGTTGGTGATCTGTTGGATCCTGAGGTGTCAACTATGTTTCTGCTCCAATCGCTTTGCCATGCTATCGATGAAGCGATTGATGGACATTGCAGCACTGTAAAAATTTTAGTTCAAGAATTTGGTGCGGTTATTGAATATGATGCGGGGCTTCCCTTGCATCCTGTGCGAAATGGACAGGTTCCTGCTGTAGTTATATTGATGAGTGGACCGAGAGGATGCAGCAATATGAAGAAGCATATTGAAGTCGGTTCTGA
The genomic region above belongs to Acaryochloris sp. CCMEE 5410 and contains:
- the rpsB gene encoding 30S ribosomal protein S2, producing the protein MPVISLAQMLESGVHFGHQARRWNPKMDPYIFTERNGVHIIDLVQTAQLMDEAYHYVRSASESGKKFLFVGTKRQAAGIIAQEAARCGGYYVNQRWLGGMLTNWTTIKTRIERLKDLERRYESGIFDLLPKQEASMLRRELDKLQKYLGGLKQMHKIPDVVVIIDIRREYNAVQECQKLGLPIVSLLDTNCDPDWVDIPIPANDDAIRSIKLIIGKLADAIYEGRHGQVSAETFEGDDIPSAIDFEDETPEPVADAADAEVAAAEPVAEAAPTAEAAPEEAPAEDAAPTAEAEEPAAE
- a CDS encoding 16S rRNA (uracil(1498)-N(3))-methyltransferase is translated as MDQSTAQLQRLAIAPEQRQNHQIYLTSDQQHYLCDVLRLGHGDRFIAMNGQGQLWLAELQPDVRSARILHALGEQTELAMPMMLLAAPPKGNHFDQVVRSVTELGVSHIVPLISQRTLLKPSSNRIQRWQRIATEAAEQSHRQIIPKVLEPVSFEKKVMQDDQGAWQRYICTVEPSAPNFLHCLSQALDQESQSGVAVMVGPEGGWTETETQQAQTAGYQAVSLGQRTLRAVTANYMAVSIAIAQIELHTAYPGGKVCTKKSP